The Enterobacter mori genomic interval GCCTGCAAACCGCCTTCGGCGGCACCCGCGCCGGGGATTTCAGCGTCAACAACCGCGTTTACCACGTGGTGATGCAGAACGAGATGCAGTGGCGCGAGCGCGCGGAGCAAATCAGCGAGCTGTTCGTGCGCAGCAACAGCGGCGAACGGGTGCGTCTGAGCAACCTCGTCACCATCACGCCGACCGTCGGCGCGCCATTTATTCAGCAGTACAACCAGTTCCCGTCGGTATCGGTAAGCGGTTCGGCAGCGGAAGGGGTAAGCAGCAGCACCGCGATGGCGGCGATGGGCGAAATTCTGGCGCAGAGCCTGCCTGCCGGGTACGACTACGCCTGGAGCGGCATGTCGTATCAGGAGCAGCAGACCGGCAACCAGGCGGTATGGATTGTGCTGGCGGCGGTGGTGATGGCGTGGCTGTTCCTCGTCGCCCAGTACGAGAGCTGGACGCTCCCGGCGAGCGTGATGCTCTCGGTGCTGTTCGCCATCGGCGGGGCGCTGGTGTGGCTATGGCTGGCGGGCTACGCCAACGACGTGTACGTGCAGATCGGTCTGGTCTTGCTGATCGCGTTAGCGGCGAAAAACGCGATTCTTATCGTGGAGTTCGCCCGCGCGCGGCGGATGGACGGGATGGCGATTGTCGATGCCGCGCGGGAAGGGGCATCGCGCCGCTTCCGCGCAGTGATGATGACCGCCGTGTCGTTCATCATCGGCGTCCTGCCGATGATGCTGGCGACCGGGGCGGGTGCCCAGAGCCGCCGCATCATTGGCACCACGGTGTTCAGCGGCATGCTGGTGGCAACCGTGGTAGGGATTGTGTTTATCCCCGCGCTGTTCGTGCTGTTCCAGCGCCTGCGCGAGTGGGGCCACGGCCTTACGGACTCGTCGCCCACAGCTCGCAGTGCTTCTGAACCAGAGAAATCAGCGAGCCGCCGTCAGCGATGAAGTCCCGCATGCGCTGCGCCTCGCTCTTGCCCTGCTTTAACAGCAGGGCAATTTCATTGATGGCGCTCGTCGCGCCGAGCTTCTCGGCCGACGGCGCAACCTGCTCCAGCAGCCAGGCGATATCTTCCGCCACGGTTTTGTGTTCGCCGCTATGCACGTCCGTCAGGATCCCCTCCAGCCCGTAGCGACAGGCCTGAAAACGGTTAAAGCGGTACAGGAGAAAATCTTTTTCCTGATGCTTATAGGGCCGCGCGGTCAACAGCCAGTGCGACGTCGCCTGAATCAGTCCGGCAATGTTGATCGCGTGGCCGAGCGTCAGCGGCGTATCCATCACCCGCACCTCCACGGTGCCAAAATGCGGGCTGGGGCGGATGTCCCAGTGCAGATCTTTAATGCTGTCGATCATGCTGGTGGAGCTCAGGCGGCGGAACAGCCCCTCGAACTCCTGCCAGCTGTTGACCCACGGCATCTGACCGTTATCCGGGAAGCCGGAGAAGATGTTGAGCCGCGACGAGGCGAACTTCGTGTCCGTGCCCTGCATATAAGGCGAGGCGGCGGCCAGGGCGATAAAGTGCGGCACGAAGCGCGACAGGCCGTGCAGCAGGTAAATCGCGTCGTCCCCGTTTCGGCACCCCACGTGTACATGCTGGCCGAATACCGTTGCCTGCAAAATAAGATAGCCAAAGCGCTCCAGCGTGACGTTATAGCGCTCGTCGTCGCACACCTCCTGACGCTGCCACTTCTGGAACGGGTGCGTCCCGCCGCCGCAGATCTGAATGTGCTGATCCGCTGCCGCGCGCAGAATGCTCTGCTGCATCACCGAGAACTGTGCCGCCGCCTGGTCGATGTTCTGGCACACGCCGGTGGCAATTTCGAGCATGCTTTCGGTGATGTCGTGTTTGACTTCGCCGCCTTTGATGTCGTCTTTGACGGCGGCAATGAGCGCGGAGGAGTCCTGGCTCAGATCGTAGCCCGGCGGGTTAACCACCTGCAGTTCAAGCTCGATGCCGAGGGTAAAAGGTTCAGAGGATTTGAAATCAGGTAAAGGCATGGCGCACTCCGTTGTCTGTTGTGTGTTGAGTATAGACAACGACGTGGCGCTCACTTTTCAGGGTGGTATAACTGTTAGCAGGCTTAGCGAAAAGGGGAGTTAACCATGTCTGACAATCCAGTGATTGCGCTGATTGGGCCTGGCGCAATTGGTACCACCATCGCCGCTGTGCTGC includes:
- a CDS encoding YbdK family carboxylate-amine ligase encodes the protein MPLPDFKSSEPFTLGIELELQVVNPPGYDLSQDSSALIAAVKDDIKGGEVKHDITESMLEIATGVCQNIDQAAAQFSVMQQSILRAAADQHIQICGGGTHPFQKWQRQEVCDDERYNVTLERFGYLILQATVFGQHVHVGCRNGDDAIYLLHGLSRFVPHFIALAAASPYMQGTDTKFASSRLNIFSGFPDNGQMPWVNSWQEFEGLFRRLSSTSMIDSIKDLHWDIRPSPHFGTVEVRVMDTPLTLGHAINIAGLIQATSHWLLTARPYKHQEKDFLLYRFNRFQACRYGLEGILTDVHSGEHKTVAEDIAWLLEQVAPSAEKLGATSAINEIALLLKQGKSEAQRMRDFIADGGSLISLVQKHCELWATSP